A genomic window from Pecten maximus chromosome 6, xPecMax1.1, whole genome shotgun sequence includes:
- the LOC117329111 gene encoding homeobox protein CDX-1-like, translating to MPVLCQENNMFPTGRHPSPVTNYTYGHFPGYQGTQYTSQTQDFSQYVDPNTALQQQYTYGVTGSSPSMARPQGMDEWMNYSGMPTTTTSSYSPQSMHYSYRPGGMDYNQHQAPLPQGNQTLTILGSSPQSEGSPTSTTSSGSSGSPSNKQLRPPFDWMKKASYTTSTPSAGKTRTKDKYRVVYSDHQRLELEKEFHYSRYITIRRKSELAQTLALSERQVKIWFQNRRAKERKQNKKREDGGKSSTEVGLHNEAMGEVQGMSLPLNNIHIKSDPSDDYCQSTTHMQDQGQGHMVHPTSPLHVNTTRDTSPLHVPTIKMDPSELVTQHA from the exons atgcCTGTACTTTGCCAGGAAAATAACATGTTTCCAACCGGTCGCCATCCCTCCCCCGTCACCAACTATACATACGGACATTTCCCTGGGTACCAGGGCACCCAGTACACTTCACAGACCCAGGACTTTTCTCAGTATGTGGATCCTAACACGGCATTACAACAACAGTACACGTACGGGGTGACGGGATCTAGCCCGTCCATGGCCCGACCCCAGGGGATGGACGAATGGATGAACTATTCTGGGATGCCGACAACCACAACCTCCTCCTACAGTCCACAGTCAATGCACTATTCGTACCGCCCCGGGGGTATGgattacaaccaacaccaggCTCCCTTGCCCCAGGGGAATCAGACCCTTACGATCCTGGGGAGTTCCCCCCAGTCCGAGGGGTCCCCCACCTCCACCACTTCCTCCGGGAGTTCCGGGTCGCCGTCCAATAAGCAGCTCAGACCCCCATTCGACTGGATGAAGAAAGCCTCTTACACGACTAGTACTCCAAGTGCAG GAAAGACTCGAACCAAGGACAAGTACCGCGTGGTGTATAGTGACCACCAGCGCCTGGAGTTGGAGAAAGAATTCCACTACAGTCGGTACATCACAATCCGCCGGAAGTCCGAACTGGCCCAGACCCTAGCACTGTCCGAACGCCAGGTCAAGATCTGGTTTCAAAATCGTCGCGCCAAGGAGAGGAAGCAAAACAAGAAACGTGAGGATGGCGGGAAATCATCAACGGAAGTAGGTCTCCACAATGAGGCTATGGGTGAAGTTCAGGGTATGTCACTTCCGCTGAACAATATACACATCAAGTCCGACCCCAGCGACGACTACTGCCAGTCCACCACACACATGCAGGACCAAGGccaaggtcacatggttcaTCCGACCTCACCACTCCACGTGAACACAACACGCGATACGTCACCACTGCACGTGCCCACGATAAAAATGGACCCAAGTGAACTTGTGACGCAACATGCGTGA